The Streptomyces kanamyceticus genome window below encodes:
- a CDS encoding sensor histidine kinase, with the protein MRNLPVAQAIRQATATAGRLAGRWAQAPRALDVLTALSAFALMSLDVPGLAEADNSLNGPLAALALAVGAASLLMRRGAPWLTYLVSLFFLGWLHELTLAQFALYSLGRYRGRRAGALGVIGYVAFAYVMFNQPGWPAHRGDTLSSFLSLVVPIGVLAAGVGVAANRRDLVHALEAQRAETDTLHAVQQERARIARDVHDFVGRELTLLSVRSQVLARRAADGPFEDGFEELSETARSAHRMLNEIIVQRGCDGSPTPGLDALPDLAERSGRAGSPVELLIDGAAHRLSPLRQAAVHRVVQECLTNAAKHAPGQPVSVRVEVSGGHLAITVRNALPATAPTSTPVSAGTGTTGMAERIRAVGGMFSAGARAGTYEVWARLPAGELT; encoded by the coding sequence ATGCGCAACCTGCCCGTCGCCCAGGCGATCCGCCAGGCGACGGCAACGGCCGGTCGCCTCGCGGGGCGCTGGGCGCAGGCGCCGCGCGCGCTCGACGTGCTCACGGCCCTGAGCGCGTTCGCCCTGATGAGCCTGGACGTGCCGGGCCTCGCCGAGGCGGACAACTCGCTGAACGGGCCGCTCGCCGCCCTGGCCCTCGCGGTCGGCGCGGCCTCGCTGCTCATGCGGCGCGGGGCGCCCTGGCTGACGTACCTCGTCTCGCTGTTCTTCCTCGGCTGGCTGCACGAGCTGACGCTCGCGCAGTTCGCGCTCTACTCCCTGGGCCGCTACCGGGGCCGTCGCGCGGGGGCGCTCGGCGTCATCGGGTACGTGGCGTTCGCCTACGTGATGTTCAACCAGCCCGGCTGGCCCGCGCACCGCGGGGACACGCTCAGCTCGTTCCTCAGCCTGGTCGTCCCGATCGGCGTGCTCGCGGCGGGCGTGGGCGTCGCGGCGAACCGGCGGGACCTGGTGCACGCGCTTGAGGCGCAGCGCGCGGAGACCGACACGCTGCACGCCGTCCAGCAGGAGCGCGCCCGCATCGCGCGCGACGTGCACGACTTCGTCGGGCGCGAACTGACGCTGCTCAGCGTGCGCTCGCAGGTCCTCGCGCGCCGGGCCGCGGACGGGCCCTTCGAGGACGGCTTCGAGGAACTCTCGGAGACGGCGCGCAGCGCGCACCGCATGCTCAACGAGATCATCGTGCAGCGCGGCTGCGACGGCAGCCCCACGCCCGGGCTCGACGCGCTCCCCGACCTCGCCGAGCGCAGCGGCCGGGCGGGCAGCCCCGTGGAACTCCTGATCGACGGCGCGGCCCACCGCCTCTCACCGCTGCGCCAGGCCGCGGTGCACCGCGTGGTCCAGGAGTGCCTGACCAACGCCGCCAAGCACGCACCCGGCCAGCCCGTCTCCGTCCGCGTGGAGGTCTCGGGCGGCCACCTGGCCATCACGGTCCGCAACGCCCTGCCCGCGACGGCCCCCACGTCCACACCGGTCTCCGCGGGCACGGGCACGACGGGCATGGCGGAGCGGATCCGCGCGGTGGGCGGAATGTTCTCGGCGGGCGCACGCGCGGGCACGTACGAGGTATGGGCCCGCCTACCGGCAGGCGAACTGACCTGA
- a CDS encoding rod shape-determining protein produces MDIGIDLGTANTLLYVRGKGIVLNEPSVVAVRADKGGKSGVLAVGAEAKETIGRTPGSITAIRPLRDGVISDYEAAEELIRHFVRKAVPGRRPRTRMVVCVPSGVTPVERRAIVHASQRAGARAVHLVEEPMAAAIGAGLPVAEPRGSMVVDIGGGTTEVAVISLGGIVTAQSLRVGGDRLDAAITDFVRKEHALLIGERTAEDIKVGIGSAWPVPGEDALEMRTFTVRGREKVGGLPKTLDLTAREVRTALDEPVEQIIAAVKTTLEECPPELSGDIMEHGIVLTGGGALLPGLDLRLASATGIPVFVAEDPLDSVAMGCGKCVEDFDGLERVMSAA; encoded by the coding sequence ATGGACATAGGTATCGACCTCGGCACTGCGAACACCCTCCTCTATGTGCGCGGCAAGGGGATCGTGCTCAACGAGCCGTCGGTGGTCGCCGTACGGGCGGACAAGGGCGGCAAGAGCGGGGTGCTCGCCGTGGGGGCGGAGGCCAAGGAGACCATCGGGCGGACGCCCGGGTCCATCACCGCCATCCGCCCGCTGCGCGACGGCGTGATCAGTGACTACGAAGCCGCCGAGGAGCTGATCCGGCACTTCGTGCGCAAGGCCGTGCCTGGCCGCCGCCCCCGTACGCGCATGGTCGTCTGCGTACCGAGCGGCGTCACGCCCGTCGAGCGGCGCGCGATCGTGCACGCCTCGCAGCGGGCCGGGGCGCGGGCCGTGCACCTGGTCGAGGAGCCGATGGCGGCGGCGATCGGCGCGGGCCTGCCCGTCGCCGAGCCCCGCGGGTCGATGGTCGTCGACATCGGCGGCGGCACGACGGAGGTCGCGGTGATCTCCCTGGGTGGCATCGTCACGGCCCAGTCGCTGCGGGTGGGCGGCGACCGGCTCGACGCGGCCATCACCGACTTCGTCCGCAAGGAGCACGCGCTGCTCATCGGCGAGCGCACCGCCGAGGACATCAAGGTCGGCATCGGGTCGGCGTGGCCGGTGCCGGGCGAGGACGCCCTGGAGATGCGGACGTTCACCGTGCGGGGCCGGGAGAAGGTGGGCGGGCTGCCGAAGACGCTCGACCTGACGGCACGTGAGGTGCGGACCGCGCTCGACGAGCCCGTCGAGCAGATCATCGCGGCCGTGAAGACGACCCTGGAGGAGTGCCCGCCGGAGCTGTCCGGCGACATCATGGAGCACGGGATCGTCCTGACGGGCGGGGGTGCGTTGCTTCCGGGGCTGGACCTGCGGCTGGCCTCCGCCACCGGGATCCCCGTGTTCGTGGCCGAGGATCCGCTGGACAGCGTGGCGATGGGGTGCGGGAAGTGTGTTGAGGACTTTGATGGGTTGGAGCGGGTGATGTCCGCGGCGTAG
- the folC gene encoding bifunctional tetrahydrofolate synthase/dihydrofolate synthase — MSDLPPRDDDRNPTDPTDDADSADAFEDIVEAETDRDPDLAVIEAGSRTLRTQAGPPQGDIPARPTDPEVDRALREVEAELADRWGETKLEPSVSRIAALMDVLGEPQRAYPSIHITGTNGKTSTARMIEALFAAFDLRTGRYTSPHVQSITERISLDGAPIEAERFVETYNDIKPYVEMVDSQQEYRLSFFEVLTGMAYAAFADAPVDVAVVEVGMGGSWDATNVIDGSVAVVTPIDLDHTDRLGSTPGEIATEKSGIIKPDATVIMAQQPVDAAQVLLKKAVEVDATVAREGLEFGVVARQVAVGGQLLTLRGLGGEYEEVFLPLHGEHMAHNAAVALAAVEAFFGIGSQHARPLDIETIRKAFATVTSPGRLEVVRRSPTIVLDAAHNPAGARATAAAISEVFDFSNLIGVVGASEGKDMKGLLEAFEPIFAEVVITQNTSHRAMDADTLAALAVEVFGDDRVQVEPRLPDALEAAITLAEEEGEYAGGGVLVTGSVITVGEARLLLGRG; from the coding sequence GTGAGTGACCTCCCCCCGCGCGACGACGACCGCAATCCGACCGACCCCACCGACGACGCCGACTCCGCCGACGCCTTCGAGGACATCGTCGAAGCCGAGACGGACCGAGACCCCGACCTCGCGGTGATCGAGGCGGGCAGCCGCACCCTGCGCACCCAGGCGGGTCCGCCGCAGGGCGACATCCCCGCGCGCCCCACCGACCCGGAGGTGGACAGGGCGCTGCGCGAGGTCGAGGCGGAGCTCGCGGACCGCTGGGGCGAGACGAAGCTGGAGCCGTCCGTCAGCCGCATCGCCGCGCTGATGGACGTGCTCGGCGAGCCCCAGCGCGCGTACCCCTCGATCCACATCACGGGGACGAACGGCAAGACGTCCACGGCCCGCATGATCGAGGCGCTGTTCGCCGCCTTCGACCTGCGCACCGGCCGTTACACCTCGCCCCACGTCCAGTCGATCACCGAGCGCATCAGCCTGGACGGCGCCCCCATCGAGGCCGAGCGCTTCGTGGAGACGTACAACGACATCAAGCCGTACGTGGAGATGGTCGACTCCCAGCAGGAGTACCGCCTCTCCTTCTTCGAGGTGCTCACGGGCATGGCGTACGCGGCCTTCGCGGACGCCCCCGTGGACGTGGCCGTCGTCGAGGTCGGCATGGGCGGCAGCTGGGACGCGACGAACGTGATCGACGGCTCGGTCGCCGTCGTCACCCCCATCGACCTGGACCACACGGACCGCCTGGGCTCCACGCCCGGCGAGATCGCCACCGAGAAGTCCGGCATCATCAAGCCGGACGCGACGGTGATCATGGCCCAGCAGCCGGTGGACGCCGCGCAGGTGCTCCTGAAGAAGGCCGTCGAGGTCGACGCGACGGTCGCCCGCGAGGGCCTCGAGTTCGGCGTGGTGGCCCGTCAGGTCGCGGTCGGCGGCCAGCTCCTGACGCTGCGCGGCCTCGGCGGGGAGTACGAAGAGGTCTTCCTGCCGCTGCACGGCGAGCACATGGCGCACAACGCGGCGGTGGCGCTCGCCGCGGTCGAGGCGTTCTTCGGCATCGGCTCGCAGCACGCGCGGCCGCTGGACATCGAGACCATCCGCAAGGCGTTCGCCACGGTCACCTCGCCGGGCCGCCTGGAGGTCGTGCGCCGCTCGCCGACCATCGTCCTGGACGCCGCGCACAACCCCGCGGGCGCCCGCGCCACCGCCGCCGCGATCAGCGAGGTCTTCGACTTCAGCAACCTGATCGGCGTGGTCGGCGCGAGCGAGGGCAAGGACATGAAGGGGCTGCTCGAAGCCTTCGAGCCGATCTTCGCCGAGGTCGTCATCACGCAGAACACCAGCCACCGCGCGATGGACGCGGACACGCTGGCCGCGCTCGCCGTCGAGGTCTTCGGCGACGACCGCGTCCAGGTCGAGCCGCGCCTGCCGGACGCCCTGGAGGCGGCGATCACCCTCGCCGAGGAAGAGGGCGAGTACGCGGGCGGCGGCGTCCTGGTCACCGGCTCCGTCATCACGGTCGGCGAGGCCCGACTGCTCCTGGGGAGGGGCTGA
- a CDS encoding DUF4233 domain-containing protein, translating to MRTLCASTLIGEFFIIGFAGLVAMKDPDLTMGTVWTVSGIAMLLCVLLCGVITRPGGVQLGWALQIALIASGFVVPTMFFMGAVFAALWWASVHFGRKIDEAKARFAAQAAETA from the coding sequence GTGCGTACGCTCTGCGCTTCGACGCTGATCGGCGAGTTCTTCATCATCGGCTTCGCCGGTCTGGTCGCCATGAAGGACCCGGACCTGACCATGGGCACGGTCTGGACGGTCAGCGGCATCGCGATGCTCCTGTGCGTGCTGCTGTGCGGCGTGATCACCCGGCCCGGCGGGGTACAGCTCGGCTGGGCCCTGCAGATCGCGCTGATCGCGAGCGGGTTCGTGGTGCCGACGATGTTCTTCATGGGGGCGGTGTTCGCCGCCCTGTGGTGGGCGTCGGTGCACTTCGGGCGCAAGATCGACGAGGCGAAGGCCAGGTTCGCCGCACAGGCTGCGGAGACTGCTTGA
- the ndk gene encoding nucleoside-diphosphate kinase produces MSQRTLVLLKPDAVRRGLVGEIIGRIERKAGWTISALELRSLDQDTLEQHYGEHKGKPFYEPLVAFMSSGPVVALVVEGERVIEGVRALAGPTDPIAAAPGSIRGDFGSIVRENLIHASDSEESAERELKIFFPGVA; encoded by the coding sequence ATGAGCCAGCGCACCCTCGTTCTCCTCAAGCCCGACGCCGTTCGTCGTGGTCTGGTCGGCGAGATCATCGGCCGGATCGAGCGCAAGGCGGGCTGGACGATCTCCGCGCTGGAGCTGCGTTCGCTGGACCAGGACACCCTGGAGCAGCACTACGGCGAGCACAAGGGCAAGCCTTTCTACGAGCCGCTGGTCGCCTTCATGTCGTCCGGCCCCGTCGTCGCCCTCGTCGTCGAGGGCGAGCGGGTCATCGAGGGCGTGCGCGCGCTCGCCGGTCCGACCGATCCGATCGCCGCGGCGCCCGGTTCGATCCGCGGTGACTTCGGCTCCATCGTCCGGGAGAACCTGATCCACGCCTCGGACTCCGAGGAGTCCGCCGAGCGCGAGCTCAAGATCTTCTTCCCGGGTGTCGCGTAA
- a CDS encoding rod shape-determining protein, producing the protein MSFIGRDMAVDLGTANTLVYVRGRGIVLNEPSVVAINTNTGGILAVGAEAKKMIGRTPGNIVAVRPLKDGVIADFEITERMLRYFILKIHKRRYLARPRVVVCVPSGITGVERRAVIEASSQAGARQVHIIEEPMAAAIGSGLPVHEATGNMVVDIGGGTTEVAVISLGGIVTAQSIRVAGDELDNAIIQHIKKEYSLLLGERTAEQIKITIGSAYDMDADEHTEIRGRDLVSGLPKTVVISAAEVRKAIEEPVNAIVDAVKTTLDKCPPELSGDVMDRGIVLTGGGALLRGLDERLRRETGMPIHIAEDPLDSVALGSGKCVEEFEALQQVLDAQPRR; encoded by the coding sequence ATGTCGTTCATCGGCCGTGACATGGCTGTCGACCTCGGGACCGCCAACACGCTGGTGTACGTCAGGGGTCGGGGGATCGTACTCAACGAGCCGTCCGTCGTCGCGATCAACACCAACACCGGTGGCATTCTCGCGGTCGGCGCCGAAGCGAAGAAGATGATCGGGCGCACGCCCGGCAACATCGTCGCGGTGCGCCCGCTGAAGGACGGCGTCATCGCCGACTTCGAGATCACCGAGCGCATGCTCCGCTACTTCATCCTGAAGATCCACAAGCGGCGCTACCTCGCCCGCCCGCGCGTCGTCGTCTGTGTGCCCTCGGGCATCACGGGAGTCGAGCGCCGCGCCGTCATCGAGGCCTCCTCGCAGGCCGGCGCGCGCCAGGTGCACATCATCGAGGAGCCCATGGCCGCGGCCATCGGTTCCGGCCTGCCGGTCCACGAGGCCACGGGCAACATGGTGGTGGACATCGGCGGCGGCACCACCGAGGTCGCGGTCATCTCGCTCGGCGGAATCGTCACGGCACAGTCGATCCGCGTCGCGGGCGACGAGCTGGACAACGCGATCATCCAGCACATCAAGAAGGAGTACTCCCTCCTCCTCGGCGAACGCACGGCCGAGCAGATCAAGATCACCATTGGTTCGGCGTACGACATGGACGCCGACGAGCACACCGAGATCCGCGGCCGGGACCTGGTCTCCGGGCTGCCCAAGACCGTCGTCATCTCCGCCGCCGAGGTCCGCAAGGCCATCGAGGAGCCGGTCAACGCCATCGTCGACGCGGTCAAGACGACCCTCGACAAGTGCCCGCCCGAGCTCTCCGGTGACGTCATGGACCGCGGCATCGTTCTCACCGGGGGCGGCGCTCTGCTGCGCGGCCTCGACGAGCGACTGCGCCGGGAGACGGGCATGCCGATCCACATCGCCGAGGACCCGCTGGACAGCGTGGCGCTCGGCTCGGGCAAGTGCGTCGAGGAGTTCGAGGCGTTGCAGCAGGTGCTCGACGCCCAGCCGCGCAGATGA
- the mreC gene encoding rod shape-determining protein MreC produces MRDTRESRLLLVLLVAIAFALITVDIRGGEDSPVDGARQAAATVFGPVEEGVSSAVDPVGNAIGAVRDSGERHNRIAELERQNAALKAKLGSDDRNRSRVRQLDSMLKKAGAGQYGIKGAEVIGIGAAQGFSWTVTIDAGANDGLKRDMTVLNGEGLVGRVTTVGPDTATVLLANDPDFTVGTRMEKTDELGFATGQGDRPLSVQLLNGKAKVKKGDRFVTFGSQKDKPFVPGVPVGEVVRVDPSGGDLTRNVYVKPYVGFTKLDIVGVVVQAPREDPRDTVLPPKPAKPKPTPTVTVTATPPGKPEGEAADNGNEQ; encoded by the coding sequence GTGAGGGACACACGAGAGAGCCGGCTGCTCCTGGTGCTGCTGGTAGCCATCGCGTTCGCATTGATCACGGTGGACATCCGCGGCGGCGAGGACTCACCGGTCGACGGTGCCCGCCAGGCCGCCGCCACCGTCTTCGGCCCGGTCGAGGAGGGTGTCTCCTCCGCCGTCGACCCGGTCGGCAACGCGATCGGCGCGGTCCGTGACTCCGGCGAGCGCCACAACCGCATCGCCGAACTGGAGCGCCAGAACGCCGCGTTGAAGGCGAAGCTCGGCAGCGACGACCGCAACCGCAGCCGCGTGCGGCAGCTCGACAGCATGCTGAAGAAGGCGGGCGCCGGACAGTACGGCATCAAGGGCGCGGAGGTCATCGGCATAGGAGCGGCCCAGGGCTTCTCCTGGACCGTCACCATCGACGCCGGCGCCAACGACGGACTCAAGCGTGACATGACCGTACTGAACGGCGAGGGCCTCGTCGGCCGCGTCACCACGGTCGGCCCCGACACCGCGACCGTCCTGCTCGCCAACGACCCCGACTTCACCGTCGGCACCCGCATGGAGAAGACCGACGAGCTCGGCTTCGCCACCGGACAGGGCGACCGCCCGCTCTCCGTCCAGCTGCTCAACGGCAAGGCCAAGGTCAAGAAGGGCGACCGCTTCGTCACCTTCGGCTCGCAGAAGGACAAGCCGTTCGTGCCCGGCGTACCGGTCGGCGAGGTCGTCCGCGTCGACCCCTCCGGCGGCGACCTCACCCGCAACGTCTACGTGAAGCCGTACGTCGGGTTCACCAAGCTCGACATCGTCGGCGTCGTCGTCCAGGCACCCCGCGAGGACCCGCGGGACACGGTCCTGCCGCCCAAGCCCGCGAAGCCCAAGCCGACCCCGACGGTCACGGTCACGGCCACCCCGCCGGGCAAGCCCGAGGGCGAAGCCGCCGACAACGGCAACGAGCAGTAG
- the mreD gene encoding rod shape-determining protein MreD, with protein sequence MRFNRILLATTLVVVALVIQVTVLARLQLPGAVPDLVLLTVLGLALVYGHVGGALVGFGAGLLCDLAPPADHAAGRYALVLCVIGYLAGLAKPETGRLRSASGPLVVVVGAAIGSTLLYAGVGALVGDTAARHVGLGGLLFTAALYDLLLAPFTVPLIIALARRAENDPLGEGSPANKAADVSAGWLSSGTGLRIGNQRGGLRAKAAKARVARAGRIKGVKRL encoded by the coding sequence ATGCGCTTCAACCGAATCCTGCTCGCCACCACCCTGGTCGTCGTCGCCCTGGTCATCCAGGTCACCGTCCTCGCCCGGCTCCAGCTGCCCGGCGCGGTCCCGGACCTGGTGCTGCTCACCGTCCTCGGCCTCGCCCTGGTCTACGGCCACGTCGGCGGCGCCCTGGTCGGCTTCGGCGCCGGACTGCTCTGCGACCTGGCACCACCGGCCGACCACGCGGCGGGGCGGTACGCGCTCGTGCTCTGCGTCATCGGCTATCTCGCGGGCCTCGCCAAGCCCGAGACCGGACGGCTGCGCTCCGCGAGCGGCCCGCTCGTCGTGGTCGTCGGCGCCGCCATCGGATCGACGCTGCTGTACGCGGGCGTGGGCGCCCTCGTCGGCGACACCGCGGCGCGCCACGTGGGCCTGGGCGGGCTGCTCTTCACCGCCGCGCTCTACGACCTGCTGCTCGCGCCGTTCACGGTGCCGCTGATCATCGCCCTGGCCCGGCGCGCGGAGAACGACCCACTGGGCGAGGGCTCCCCGGCCAACAAGGCCGCCGACGTCTCCGCGGGATGGCTCTCGTCCGGCACCGGACTGCGCATCGGCAACCAGCGCGGCGGCCTGCGGGCCAAGGCGGCCAAGGCACGCGTCGCACGCGCCGGACGCATCAAGGGGGTCAAGCGCCTGTGA
- the mrdA gene encoding penicillin-binding protein 2: MTNIPETGRTPRVQIRLVVIQILVVSLLLTLGGRLWYLQIRNGDEYAKEASGNHVQQVVQPAVRGSILDARGVPIADNQTRLVVSASRTDLMKMKDDGKAVLAKLADVLGMSPKDVGDKVRLCDAKTPQPCWNGSPYQPIPITDEATPKQALQIRERSEDFPGITAEPTAVRRYAAPGKSNTAQVLGYLSPVTDDEINKAKDSASPYLRSDQVGRSGLERTYDKQLRGKAGVTRYEVDNLGRVIGKAKSDKAEPGANVVTSIDARVQAVSEYWLNDAMKKARHEFDKNTGENYKADAGAVVVMENKTGRIVSMASNPAYDPNAWVGGISGKDYAKLTGKKSNYPLLNRAIQGQAAPGSIFKVIPTTAAVNAGYGFNGSYPCPSSYSIGGQTFKNFESKGHGNITLGQALEVSCDTVFYKLSHDQWAKDGGNKPKKDAKDWFYKTAHQFGLGKETGVDLPNEVTGRVPDRQWKKDYWKANKDGWCKQGKKSGDYTERIAYENCLEGMKMRAGDSVNYSIGQGDTLVTPIQMATIYSAIANGGTLYNPTVGKAIISADGKQVQEIAPKSHGKLPMNAALQKDIDGALADVATRGTAAWRFGGWPQDKIPMHAKTGTAEVYGKQTTSWFATYTKDYSIIMTISQGGTGSGASGPAVRKIYDAIYGLDDSGKQDPKKALLPQPQKSLPKIETDGSIDSPKLKPYKPEAPKPPAGQQELAGAPNSWRRD, encoded by the coding sequence GTGACCAACATTCCGGAGACCGGCCGGACCCCACGGGTCCAGATCCGTCTCGTCGTCATCCAGATCCTCGTCGTATCCCTCCTGCTCACCCTCGGCGGCCGCCTCTGGTACCTCCAGATCCGCAACGGCGACGAGTACGCCAAGGAAGCCTCCGGCAACCACGTCCAGCAGGTCGTCCAGCCCGCCGTGCGCGGCTCGATCCTGGACGCGCGCGGCGTGCCGATCGCCGACAACCAGACCCGCCTCGTCGTCTCCGCGTCCCGCACGGACCTGATGAAGATGAAGGACGACGGCAAGGCGGTCCTCGCCAAACTCGCCGACGTGCTCGGCATGAGCCCCAAGGACGTCGGCGACAAGGTCCGCCTCTGCGACGCCAAGACCCCGCAGCCCTGCTGGAACGGCTCGCCCTACCAGCCGATCCCGATCACCGACGAGGCGACGCCCAAGCAGGCCCTGCAGATCCGCGAGCGCTCCGAGGACTTCCCCGGCATCACCGCCGAGCCCACCGCGGTGCGCCGCTACGCCGCCCCCGGCAAGTCCAACACCGCGCAGGTCCTCGGCTACCTCTCGCCGGTCACCGACGACGAGATCAACAAGGCCAAGGACAGCGCATCGCCCTACCTCCGCTCCGACCAGGTGGGCCGCTCCGGTCTTGAGCGGACCTACGACAAGCAGCTGCGCGGCAAGGCGGGCGTCACCCGCTACGAGGTGGACAACCTCGGCCGCGTCATCGGCAAGGCCAAGTCCGACAAGGCCGAGCCCGGCGCGAACGTGGTCACGAGCATCGACGCGCGCGTGCAGGCCGTCTCCGAGTACTGGCTCAACGACGCGATGAAGAAGGCCCGCCACGAGTTCGACAAGAACACCGGCGAGAACTACAAGGCCGACGCGGGCGCCGTCGTCGTCATGGAGAACAAGACCGGACGGATCGTCTCCATGGCGTCCAACCCGGCGTACGACCCGAACGCCTGGGTCGGCGGCATCTCCGGCAAGGACTACGCCAAGCTCACCGGCAAGAAGTCGAACTACCCGCTCCTGAACCGCGCGATCCAGGGCCAGGCGGCACCGGGCTCGATCTTCAAGGTCATCCCGACGACCGCCGCGGTCAACGCGGGCTACGGGTTCAACGGCAGCTACCCGTGCCCCAGTTCGTACTCCATCGGCGGCCAGACCTTCAAGAACTTCGAGTCCAAGGGCCACGGCAACATCACCCTCGGCCAGGCCCTGGAAGTCTCCTGCGACACCGTCTTCTACAAGCTCAGCCACGACCAGTGGGCCAAGGACGGCGGCAACAAGCCGAAGAAGGACGCCAAGGACTGGTTCTACAAGACCGCCCACCAGTTCGGCCTCGGCAAGGAGACCGGCGTCGACCTGCCCAACGAGGTCACCGGACGCGTCCCGGACCGCCAGTGGAAGAAGGACTACTGGAAGGCCAACAAGGACGGCTGGTGCAAGCAGGGCAAGAAGAGCGGCGACTACACCGAGCGGATCGCGTACGAGAACTGCCTCGAAGGCATGAAGATGCGTGCCGGTGACTCGGTCAACTACTCGATCGGCCAGGGCGACACCCTCGTCACCCCGATCCAGATGGCCACGATCTACTCGGCCATCGCCAACGGCGGCACGCTCTACAACCCCACCGTCGGCAAGGCGATCATCAGCGCCGACGGCAAGCAGGTCCAGGAGATCGCGCCCAAGTCGCACGGCAAGCTGCCGATGAACGCCGCGCTGCAGAAGGACATAGACGGTGCCCTCGCGGACGTCGCGACGCGCGGCACCGCCGCCTGGCGCTTCGGCGGCTGGCCCCAGGACAAGATCCCGATGCACGCCAAGACCGGTACCGCCGAGGTCTACGGCAAGCAGACCACCTCGTGGTTCGCGACGTACACCAAGGACTACTCGATCATCATGACGATCTCCCAGGGCGGTACGGGTTCCGGCGCCTCTGGACCCGCCGTCCGCAAGATCTACGACGCGATCTACGGCCTGGACGACAGCGGCAAGCAGGACCCGAAGAAGGCCCTCCTGCCCCAGCCGCAGAAGAGCCTGCCGAAGATCGAGACCGACGGCTCCATCGACTCCCCCAAGCTCAAGCCGTACAAGCCCGAGGCCCCCAAGCCCCCGGCCGGACAGCAGGAACTGGCCGGCGCCCCGAACAGCTGGAGGCGGGACTGA
- the rodA gene encoding rod shape-determining protein RodA, with amino-acid sequence MTGSGFSVSGYGPERSSMSRLFARDSMVRRLDWPMLLAALALSGIGAALVYSATRNRTELVGDDPYAFLIKHVINVGIGLALMTATIWLGHRTLRTAVPILYGVSVFLVLLVLTPLGATINGAHAWIVIAGQSLQPSEFCKITIILGMAMLLAARVDAGDREHPDHRTVVQALGLAAVPVMIVMLMPDLGSVMVMAMIVLGVLLASGASNRWVFGLLGAGVAGGVAIWQLGVLDDYQIARFAAFANPALDPAGVGYNTNQARIAIGSGGLTGTGLTHGSQTTGQFVPEQQTDFVFTVAGEELGFVGAGAILLLLGVVLWRACRIARETTELYGTIVAAGIIAWFAFQAFENIGMTLGIMPVAGLPLPFVSYGGTSMFAVWVAVGLLQSIKVQRPMSA; translated from the coding sequence ATGACCGGCAGTGGCTTCTCCGTCTCCGGGTACGGACCCGAACGCTCCAGCATGTCGCGGCTCTTCGCCCGCGACTCGATGGTGCGCAGGCTCGACTGGCCCATGCTGCTCGCCGCCCTCGCGCTCTCCGGGATCGGCGCCGCGCTCGTCTACTCCGCGACCCGCAACCGCACCGAGCTGGTCGGCGACGACCCGTACGCCTTCCTGATCAAGCACGTCATCAACGTCGGCATCGGCCTCGCCCTGATGACCGCCACGATCTGGCTCGGCCACCGCACGCTGCGCACCGCCGTGCCGATCCTCTACGGCGTCTCGGTCTTCCTGGTCCTGCTCGTCCTGACCCCGCTCGGCGCGACCATCAACGGCGCCCACGCGTGGATCGTGATCGCGGGCCAATCGCTCCAGCCCTCCGAGTTCTGCAAGATCACGATCATCCTGGGCATGGCGATGCTGCTCGCCGCCCGGGTCGACGCGGGCGACAGGGAACACCCCGACCACCGCACGGTCGTCCAGGCCCTGGGCCTCGCCGCAGTCCCCGTCATGATCGTCATGCTGATGCCCGACCTCGGCTCGGTCATGGTGATGGCGATGATCGTGCTCGGCGTCCTGCTGGCCTCCGGCGCCTCCAACCGCTGGGTCTTCGGCCTGCTCGGCGCGGGCGTCGCCGGTGGCGTCGCCATATGGCAGCTCGGCGTCCTGGACGACTACCAGATCGCCCGCTTCGCCGCCTTCGCCAACCCCGCGCTCGACCCCGCGGGCGTCGGCTACAACACCAACCAGGCCCGCATCGCGATCGGCTCCGGCGGCCTCACCGGCACCGGCCTCACCCACGGCTCCCAGACCACCGGACAGTTCGTCCCCGAGCAGCAGACGGACTTCGTCTTCACGGTCGCGGGCGAGGAGCTCGGCTTCGTCGGCGCGGGCGCCATCCTGCTCCTGCTCGGCGTCGTCCTGTGGCGCGCCTGCCGCATCGCGCGCGAGACCACCGAGCTCTACGGCACGATCGTCGCCGCGGGCATCATCGCCTGGTTCGCCTTCCAGGCCTTCGAGAACATCGGCATGACGCTCGGCATCATGCCGGTCGCGGGCCTCCCGCTGCCCTTCGTGTCGTACGGAGGCACGTCGATGTTCGCGGTCTGGGTGGCCGTCGGACTGCTCCAGTCGATCAAGGTGCAGCGGCCGATGTCCGCGTAG